Part of the Methylophaga nitratireducenticrescens genome is shown below.
GCCAGAACAGGGTGATTATCTGGCGACTTCAATTTTAGATGGAGACAATTATGAGTAAAATTATAGATGTTCGTGGCCGTGAGATCATTGATTCTCGTGGTAATCCTACGGTCGAAGCTGACGTTATTCTTGCCAGTGGCGCCATAGGAAGAGCAGCTGTACCTTCAGGTGCTTCAACTGGCGAACGTGAAGCGATTGAGTTACGTGATGGTGATAAGTCACGTTATTTGGGCAAAGGCGTGACCAAAGCTGTTGAAGCCATCAATACTGAGTTACGTGCGGCCGTTGTTGGAATGGATTGCCTCGATCAATCCAGCCTGGATGAAAAACTCATTGCCTGTGATGGTACTGATAATAAACAACGTCTGGGCGCCAACGCAATTCTGGCGGTTTCCATGGCGGCGGCAGTTGCCGGTGCGGATGAACAGGGGTTGCCTTTATATCGCTATCTTGGTGGAGATAAGGCGGTGACCTTGCCGGTACCGATGATGAACATTATAAATGGTGGATCACACGCTGATAACAGTGTTGATTTCCAGGAATTCATGATTGTGCCGGTCGGTGCCAAAAGCTTCAAAGAAGCCGTTCGTGCCGGAGCAGAAGTATTTCATCAGTTAAAAGCAGTTTTATTAGCCCAAGGACTTAATACCGCAGTGGGCGACGAAGGGGGATTTGCCCCCGATCTGGCGTCAAATGAAGCGGCTATGGAACTGATTATGCAAGCCATCAAGCAGGCCGGCTATGAACCGGGCCGTGATGTCATGATCGCGCTGGATGTCGCCAGTTCCGAGTTTTATAAAGACGGTATGTATCGTCTGGAATCCGAAAAGCGCAGTCTTACTGCGGCTGAATTAACGGAACTGCTGGAAACCTGGTGCAATAAGTATCCAATCATCAGTATCGAAGATGGCATGGATGAAAACGACTGGGATGGATGGAAATTGCTGACCGATCGAGTAGGCGATCGTATTCAATTAGTGGGTGATGATTTATTTGTGACCAACAGTGCGATTCTGCAGAAGGGTATTGACGCCAAGGTGGCCAATGCGATTTTGATTAAGCTGAATCAAATCGGTACGTTGAGTGAAACACTGCATGCGATGAATATGGCCGCCGAAGCAGGTTACAAATCTATTGCTTCTCATCGCAGTGGCGAGACGGAAGATACCTTTATTGCCGATTTGGCGGTGGGTACCCAATGTGGCCAAATCAAGACTGGCTCGATGTCGCGTTCAGACCGGGTAGCAAAATATAATCAGTTGCTGCGTATTGAAGCTGAGCTTGGTGCTACAGCAATTTATCCGGGGTTGCGGGCTTTCGCCTGTCAGTGAAGTTTGACGTATGAAAACAGTACTGATTGTGCTGACGTTAATTTTTGTCATGCTGCAATACAGATTGTGGTTGAGTCATGATGGTTTACCCGCTTTGTTAAGACTTCATCACACAGTTGAAAAACAACGTATTGATAATGCAAAACTTGAAGAGCGTAATCAGGTACTGGCGGCAGAAGTTGCTGATCTTAAAAGCGGTTTGGATGCATTGGAAGAGCGTGCTCGCAGTGAACTGGGTATGGTTAAGCCAGAAGAAACCTTTTTTCACATAATCGAACTTCCTGAAGATGAACAATAAAGTCTGGGCGGTGGTGCCTGCGGCAGGGATCGGCAGCAGAATGCAGGCCGATCGCCCTAAGCAGTATCTAATACTGAATAATCAACCGGTTATTGTTCATAGTCTGCAACGGCTTATCAGTCATCCTTTAATCGAAGGGGTCGTTGTCGCGCTTTCAGCCAATGATCCCTACTGGCCATCGCTGAATCTGCCATCACACTGGCCAATCCATACAACACTTGGTGGGGAGCATCGGGCGGATTCAGTGAGCAATGCGTTAGAGTTTCTAAAAAATCTTACTCAGCGGGATCCCTGGGTATTGGTGCATGATGCCGCACGTCCCTGCATTCGTCACAGTGATATTGATTCCATGTTGCAGCAATTAAGCGATGATCCGGTGGGCGGTATTTTAGGTGTGCCGCTCAGTGAGACGATCAAACGTGTGAACGCAGATAACACCATCGAAGCAACAGTCGATCGAACTGGATTATGGCGGGCATCCACACCTCAGATGTTTCGCTTGAGAGGCCTGGCTGAGGCATTAACTCAAGCGAAACAATGTAATATCAATGTTACTGATGAGGCCAGTGCAATGGAGTTTATGGGCTTAGTACCCAAAATGGTTGCCGGGCATGCTGACAATATCAAAATTACTCTGCCACAGGATCTGGCATTAGCAGCGCTATTTTTACAACAACAGAATAATGGAGAAGCTGCGTGAGAATAGGCCATGGTTATGATGTTCATCGGTTTGCTGAAAACGGTTCGTTAATTATTGGTGGCGTAAATATTCCTCATACACATGGACTTGAGGCTCACTCCGATGGGGATGTGTTGATTCATGCAATATGTGATGCTTTGCTCGGCGCTGCAGGCTGGTGGGATATTGGTCACCATTTTCCTGATGATGATATGGCTTTTGCGGGAATTGATAGTCGGGTACTGTTACGCCGTGTATATGACGATTTAGCGGCGGCTGGCTGGCATGTAAGCAATGTCGATTCTACAGTGGTAGCACAAGTTCCTAAACTGGCGCCGTATATCCCGCAAATGCGAGAATTGCTGGCCACAGACCTGCATATTGAGTCCTCGGCAATTAATATCAAAGCGACAACCACTGAAAAACTGGGATTTGTCGGCCGCCAGGAGGGCATAGCGGCTCATGCTGTGGCGCTTATCCAAAAGGTTGAATCTGTTTGAAACATTTCGATTATTTATCCCTGCCACGCCATTCTGACACTGCTTCAGGCTGTAGTGCCAAGCTACGTGAAAAAGCGGTTTATTTTGAAGTGGAGGAACATCTGCCATTTTCGCCGGAGGGCGAAGGGTCGCATGTCTGGTTATATGTGCAGAAAACCGATACCAACACTGACTGGTTGGCCCAGGAAATTGCCCGTTTTGCCGGTGTGTCGCCTGTTGCTGTCGGATACGCCGGACTTAAGGATCGTCATGCAGTTACATCCCAATGGTTCAGTGTAAATTTACAGGGTTTGCCGGAACCGGATTGGCTGGCATTTGAAAATGAACAAATTAAAATTCTTAAAGCGGTTCGTCACAGCAAAAAATTAAAACGTGGGGCACTTGCCGGAAACCGTTTCCGTTTGCGATTAACCGACATTGTCGGTGACCCGAGTATCTGGGAGCAGAATCTGCAATTAATTGCGGAGCAGGGAGTACCTAATTATTTCGCCGAACAACGTTTCGGTCATCACGGTAATAATCTGAAAAAAGCAGAGCAATGGTTCACAGAAGGAACAGAGCCAAAAAAGCGTAATCAACGCAGTATTATTATTTCAGCAGCGCGTTCCTGGCTATTTAATCTGGTGCTGGCCGAAAGAATCCGACAACATAACTGGAATCAAATGTTGGCGGGGGATGTGATGCTACTGGCCGGTACCCGCGCCAGTTATTTTGTCGCTGAAACCAAAGATCAAGTACTTGAAAAGCGGATTAACGAAATGGACATCCATCCGACCGGGCCACTCTGGGGTAAGGGGGAGGCTATCAGTAAGAATGATACGCTGGCTCTGGAACAGAGCGTATTAACAGATTGGCTGGATTGGCAGCAGCAGTTGGAGAAAATTGGTTTATCGCAGGAACGTCGTGCACTGAGATTATTTCCACAGAATCTTAAATGGCAATTTATCAACCAAACCAGTTTACTGTTAGAGTTTGAATTGGGGCCGGGCAGTTATGCAACGGCTGTTTTGCGAGAACTGGCTGAAATTCAAGATATGTCGCAGAAAATTTCCACAGTGTCACCTAGTGAATAGGATTCAGTGATCTCTGAAGGAGGCTGATATGAATCACTCCATGATTAAGATGTTGTTGCTGGTTTTATGCTATATCCCTTTTACTGTTCAGGCAGTAGACCGTTGGCAGACGTCAAGTGGCGATAAACATACTGCCGTACTGGAATTATTTACTTCAGAAGGCTGTGGGCTTTGCCCTCCTGCGGAACGCTGGTTATATCAACAGCAGCAGGCAGAGCTTGATTATATTGTGTTAGGTTTTCATGTTGATTATCTGAATGATAAGAAAGGCTGGGTGGATGCATTTGCCAAGCCGGTATTTTCCGAACGACAGAAACAATTGGCCCGGTTGAACCGATATCAGACGATTTACACTCCGGAATTTGTATTAAGTGGTGAGTCGCTGCCAAATTGGCGGGCGAATTTCGCTGAAGCAGTAAGTTTTCTCAATGAATTTGATGCTCAAGCGCAGATTCGTTTAAGAGTTTATCTGATTAATGATCAGTTGATGATTGATAGCCGAAGCCAGGTAACTGGTGAGGAAAATCGTCAACACAGCAAACTGTATCTTGCTATTACTGAGGATGATGTCAGCAGTCTTGTCCTTGGAGGAGACAATGCCGGACAGACCTTTAATCATCAAAACCTGGTTCGTCGATGGTTGGGTCCGTTTGAGCTTGATGATTCTGGTGAAACCTTTATTGAACATCAAGTGAAATTGTCACCTGAATGGCAGCAGGACAAACTGAAACTGGTGGCGATTGTTCAAAATTTAACCGATGGTTATATTTTGCAGGCCGTGGAATTACCTTTAACACAATAGAAGTTAGATGGATTATTTACCGATATTTATAGATTTAAAACAACGCCAGTGTCTGGTGGTGGGTGGTGGCGAAATTGCAGCTCGTAAAGCAGCATTACTATTGAAAGCTCAGGCATCAGTGACCATTGTTGCCCCCGAGATTGCTGAGATGTCGCGCCAATTACTGGAAAATTCTGACTATGAAAGCAGACTGCACTGGATCAATGATAGATTTGATTCAAGCTATCTTAATCAGCAAACACTAGTGATCGCAGCGACCAATGATGAAAAAGTTAATCTTGAAGTCTATCAGGCAGCCAAAGCCAGAAATATTCTCACCAATGTGGCTGATCAACCCGAAATGTGTGACTTTATTCTGCCTTCGGTACTGGATCGTTCGCCCATTGTGGTGGCAATATCCAGTGGAGGTCAGTCACCTATTCTTGCCAGACAATTACGCGCACGACTGGAAACACTGATTCCACCGGCTTATAGTAAATTGGGTTTACTGGTGGGTGAATATCGTGAAAGGGTAAAGGCAAAGTTCGGCCATATTAAACAGCGTCGTCGTTTCTGGGAGTCGGTTTTACAAGGCCCGGTATCCGATCATGTGTTGGCCGGTCGGGATGAATTGGCGATTAAAACGCTTGAAACCTTAATTGAAGATACTGCTGACAATGCTTTGCAACAAGGTGAGGTTTATCTGGTGGGGGCCGGTCCCGGTGATCCCGATCTATTAACCTTTAAAGCCTTGCGTTTGATGCAACAGGCCGATGTGGTTTTCTATGATCGTTTGGTCAGTAAGGAAGTGCTGGCATTAGTGCGTAAAGAAGCAGAAATGATTTATGTCGGAAAACAGCGGGCATGGCACAGCAAGCGTCAGGATGAAATAAATCTGTTATTACTGGAACACGCTCAGGCTGGCAAACGTGTTTTACGTTTGAAAGGCGGTGATCCGTTTATCTTTGGTCGTGGTGGTGAGGAAATTGCCACGCTGGCTGAACAGAAAATTCCCTTTCAGGTCGTACCGGGAATTACAGCGGCTTCCGGTGTTGCTTGCTACTCAGGTATTCCATTAACACATCGTGATTATTCACAAAGTTGTGTGTTTGTAACAGGTCAGTTAAAAGAAGGTGAGCTGGATTTGAATTGGCAGGCGTTAGTGCAGCCCCGGCAGACAGTCGTAGTTTATATGGGCCTCGCAGGCCTTGATATACTTAGCCAGAAGCTACAACAACACGGCATGAGAGCAGATATGCCAGCGGCACTGGTTCAGCAAGGAACAACAGAGAATCAAAAGGTGTGGACAAGTACTATTGCCGAGCTTCCTGAATTGGCAAAAAAACAACAACCTGTCGCACCAACGCTACTAATTATTGGTGAAGTTGTACAATTGCATAATCAACTATCCTGGTTTTCCTAATAAAATCAACAGATTAATCTTCCCGTATTGTTTTAGGAATTTTTCCTAATTCTATGTGTGAAACGTCATGCTAGCATCGCCGTAAGCTTCATAGAAAGCGATATAAAAAAATTAATACAAATATTAAATCTGGGAGATTAAGATGGCGATTCCATTCCGACGCGGCGTCCTGCCTGCGTTATTAGCTAGTGTATTGACCCCGGGACTCAGTTTTGCTGCTGAACCGGATCTTCAACTTGAAAATATCGAAGTCATCAGTCTTACACCATTACATGGTGTAGGACTGGAGGCGGATAAAATTCCAAGTCATGTTCAAACTGCAACTGACGAAGATATTGAGCGTAACCAAAGCTTGGATATTTCTGATTTTATGAATCAGACGATGGGTAACGTAAGCCTCAATGCTGCACAAAATAATCCTTTCCAACCGGATTTGAAATTCCGTGGTTTTACTGCTTCTCCTCTTGTCGGTAATTCTCAAGGAATATCGGTTTATCAGGATGGCGTTCGAGTTAATGAACCTTTCGGCGATGTGGTTAACTTCGAATTATTGCCTAAGTCGGCTATAGCCAGCATGAATATGATGTCAGGATCAAATCCGCTGTTTGGTCTCAATACGCTGGGTGGCGCTTTATCGATTCAAACGAAAAATGGTTTTACCCACCCTGGTCATAGTCTGGAAGCTTACACCGGTTCATTTGGTCGTGATTCGGGCACAGTTGAAACGGGTGGCAATGACGGCAATTTTGGTTATTTTGTGACTGGTTCCATTACCAAAGAAGATGGCTGGCGTGATTTTTCACCTTCCAGGGTTGAACAGTTCTTTTCCAACTTGAGCTATCGTAATGAAACCAGCAGCCTGGATTTTGGTATTACAGCTGTTGACAGTGACCTGAACGGAAATGGTGCATCACCTATTGAGCTGGTTGCTGAAGATCGGGAAGCTGTGTTCACCCATCCGGATAACACACAAAATGAATTGCGTATGTTCACTTTGAACGGTTCACATTGGGTAAATGACAATGTCATGTTGTCTGCTAACACCTATTATCGCCGCAGTGATCGCAGTACCTTTAATGGTGATGGTTCGGAATTATTAGCGTATGACGATGGCGGTAATTTAGTTTTAGCTGAAGAAGATGACATTGAAGAATATGAAGATGGAATTATAAATCAAGCTGAATTCTTAGAAGATGTTATAGGTGGAGCTGCTGGACTTGGTTTTGCGGATGGCGATTTTGTCGCGTTAAACAATACTAGTAAAACCCAACAAGATAGTTATGGTTTTGGTCTGCAATCAACATTTTTAAATGATTTATTTGACCGTGAAAACCAACTTATTGTAGGTGCTTCCTACGATACTTCTGATGTCAAACATTCATCACAATCCGAAATTGCACAGTTTACTGATACTCGTGGAACTGACGGTACAGGCCTTATTATAGATGAAACAGTGGTTGATGGTGATATTGAAACGGATACATTCAGTCTGTTTTTCACCAATACACATTCATTAACTGAGCGTTTGGATTTAACATTAGGTGGTCGTTATAACTGGATTCAGATTGATATTTCGGGTACCAGTGAAGGTGGTGTCCAGCCACTGAATGATGCTGGTAACAAACATGTATTCAAACGTTTCAACCCAACAGTTGGATTGACCTATGCCTTGCAAGATAATGTGACAGTTTATGGTAATTACAGCGAATCTAACCGTGCTCCGACCGCATCTGAACTGACTTGTGCTGAGCCGACATCTCCTTGTGCATATCCTAATGCTTTCCTGGCAGATCCTCCGTTGGATGATGTTGTCGCTAAAACATTGGAAGCTGGTCTGCGTGGTCAACAAGAGATGTTTAACTGGTACAGCAATATTTATTACACCCAGTTAAAAGATGATTTATTGTTCTTTTCAGAAGATGAAGAAGTATCTGAGGACGAAAGCGCTCGTTTAGGTTTGGGTAACTTCAGAAATATTGACAAAACAGCGCGTGCCGGTCTTGAATTAGGTTTGAATGGTAAATATCAACAACTGACATGGTTTACTAACTACAGTTATGTTCGTGCGACTTTCGAGGATAATTTTGATTATTACCGTAACGGCGATATTTATAGCGTTAGTAAAGGCGACCGTCTGCCAAGTATTCCTGAGCATAATATCAAGATCGGTGTTGATTATGCCTTTACACCGAAATTATCTCTAGGTGCGACAGCTTCATATCACTCTAGCCAATATTACCGTGGCGATGAAGCGAATGAAGACAAGAAAATCAGTGGCTATGGATTGGTTAATCTTCACGGTCGTTACAAGCTGAATAAAAATGTTCAGTTCTTTGCCAAAGTCGACAACCTGTTTGACAGTGAGTACGAAAGCTTTGGTTTATATGGTGAACCGGATGAAGCTCCGGGTCTGACATTAGAAGATCCACGCTTTGTGGGTGCAGGTGCACCTAGAGCTGGCTGGATTGGTTTTAAAATTACAATGTAATCCAATCGTTTAGCTAATAGAAAGGCCGCTACTTGCGGCCTTTCTTTTTTATAAATCAATAAATCGCATCGATAAGTCAACAGCCTGTAAATCTTTGGTCAAATGGCCTACAGAAATTCGGTTTACCCCCGTCTCAGCAATACTTCGTAATGTATCCATATTCACACCTCCCGAAGCCTCAAGAGCAACTTTGCCCTGAGTAATTGCAACCGCCTTGCGTAACATCTCCAACGAAAAGTTATCCAGTAGCACGATATCAACGGCTGTTTTAAGGCTTTGCTCAAGTTCATCCATTGACTCTACTTCAACTTCAATTGAGACGTTTGGGTGTAAAGCTTTGGCTTGAGCCACCGCTGCTGCAATTGAGCCAGCAGCAAGGATATGATTCTCTTTAATTAATATGGCATCATATAGCCCAAATCGGTGATTAACTCCGCCCCCACAACGCACAGCATATTTCTGACCAAGTCTTAATCCTGGCAAGGTTTTACGGGTATCCAGCAGTTTGACCGGCAAGTCTTTGATAATGTCAGCATAAAGTTTGGTCTGAGTGGCGGTACCGGAAAATGTCTGCAAAAAATTCATAGCCGTGCGTTCACCACTCAATAATGCCCGGGCATTGCCAGAAAGTTCACATAGCACCGCATTTTCACGTAGCAGATCGGCATCTTCAAAAAACCAGTTGATTTTAATCCCTGGATCCAGCTGATTGAATACTTCATTAAACCAGTCACGACCACATAAAACGGCATTCTGACGACTGATCAGTCTGGCTTTGGCTATTGCATCAGTAGGAATAAGATCAGCAGTGAGATCCTGCTGTCCAATATCTTCCAGCAAGGAGAGCTTGACTTGAGAGCTAATAAAATTAGCCGGGATAAAGTTTTGAATCGTCATAGTCTTCAAGGTTAAATTTAAACAGCCGATAGGGTAACCGTTAAAGCTCTGATAATCTATTCAGAAACCTATTTTGGAGTAAGCAGTGATTATTGATAGACAGAGCGGATGGTTGGATGCGGCAGAGATGTTACCCTCACCTAATTGTGATGACCGTCCGGACGAGAATGATATCAGCGGCATTGTTATTCATAATATCAGTTTACCTCCCGGCCAGTTTGGCGGTGATTGGATTGCCGATCTGTTTTTAAATCAGCTCGATCAGAATGCACACCCTTATTTTGCAGAGATCGCGCATCTAAAAGTTTCATCACATTTGTTGATAAGACGAGATGGATTAATACAGCAGTTTGTGCCTTTTCATAAACGTGCATGGCATGCAGGGGTATCCTGTTGGGAAGGGCGTGAACGGTGTAATGATTTTACGATAGGCGTTGAACTGGAAGGGGGTGATGAAACGGCGTTCACTGAAGCGCAATATCAGCGACTTGCAACGGTAAGCAGGGCATTGTTTGCCGCCTATCCATTATTATCAAAAGAACGAATTACGGGGCATCAACATATTGCGCCTGGTCGAAAAACCGATCCTGGCCCTCATTTTGACTGGGTTTATTTCAAACAATTATTGCAAGCATAAAAAAAGCCGCCCGTGGGCGGCTTTAGTTGATATTAAATGATTATCACTGCGTGATCGCAATCAGCTCGATATCAAAAATCAATGTTTCGTTAGGGCCAATCATTTCACCGGCACCTTGTGGACCATAAGCCAGATTGCCAGGGATGACCACGCGCCATTTACCGCCTTCTTTCATCATCTGCAAGACCTCCTGCCAGCCCTGAATAACGCCATTCACCGGGAAGGTTGCTGGTTCACCACGTTGGATAGA
Proteins encoded:
- a CDS encoding TonB-dependent receptor, with protein sequence MAIPFRRGVLPALLASVLTPGLSFAAEPDLQLENIEVISLTPLHGVGLEADKIPSHVQTATDEDIERNQSLDISDFMNQTMGNVSLNAAQNNPFQPDLKFRGFTASPLVGNSQGISVYQDGVRVNEPFGDVVNFELLPKSAIASMNMMSGSNPLFGLNTLGGALSIQTKNGFTHPGHSLEAYTGSFGRDSGTVETGGNDGNFGYFVTGSITKEDGWRDFSPSRVEQFFSNLSYRNETSSLDFGITAVDSDLNGNGASPIELVAEDREAVFTHPDNTQNELRMFTLNGSHWVNDNVMLSANTYYRRSDRSTFNGDGSELLAYDDGGNLVLAEEDDIEEYEDGIINQAEFLEDVIGGAAGLGFADGDFVALNNTSKTQQDSYGFGLQSTFLNDLFDRENQLIVGASYDTSDVKHSSQSEIAQFTDTRGTDGTGLIIDETVVDGDIETDTFSLFFTNTHSLTERLDLTLGGRYNWIQIDISGTSEGGVQPLNDAGNKHVFKRFNPTVGLTYALQDNVTVYGNYSESNRAPTASELTCAEPTSPCAYPNAFLADPPLDDVVAKTLEAGLRGQQEMFNWYSNIYYTQLKDDLLFFSEDEEVSEDESARLGLGNFRNIDKTARAGLELGLNGKYQQLTWFTNYSYVRATFEDNFDYYRNGDIYSVSKGDRLPSIPEHNIKIGVDYAFTPKLSLGATASYHSSQYYRGDEANEDKKISGYGLVNLHGRYKLNKNVQFFAKVDNLFDSEYESFGLYGEPDEAPGLTLEDPRFVGAGAPRAGWIGFKITM
- the nadC gene encoding carboxylating nicotinate-nucleotide diphosphorylase, which produces MTIQNFIPANFISSQVKLSLLEDIGQQDLTADLIPTDAIAKARLISRQNAVLCGRDWFNEVFNQLDPGIKINWFFEDADLLRENAVLCELSGNARALLSGERTAMNFLQTFSGTATQTKLYADIIKDLPVKLLDTRKTLPGLRLGQKYAVRCGGGVNHRFGLYDAILIKENHILAAGSIAAAVAQAKALHPNVSIEVEVESMDELEQSLKTAVDIVLLDNFSLEMLRKAVAITQGKVALEASGGVNMDTLRSIAETGVNRISVGHLTKDLQAVDLSMRFIDL
- a CDS encoding DUF1223 domain-containing protein, whose product is MNHSMIKMLLLVLCYIPFTVQAVDRWQTSSGDKHTAVLELFTSEGCGLCPPAERWLYQQQQAELDYIVLGFHVDYLNDKKGWVDAFAKPVFSERQKQLARLNRYQTIYTPEFVLSGESLPNWRANFAEAVSFLNEFDAQAQIRLRVYLINDQLMIDSRSQVTGEENRQHSKLYLAITEDDVSSLVLGGDNAGQTFNHQNLVRRWLGPFELDDSGETFIEHQVKLSPEWQQDKLKLVAIVQNLTDGYILQAVELPLTQ
- the cysG gene encoding siroheme synthase CysG — protein: MDYLPIFIDLKQRQCLVVGGGEIAARKAALLLKAQASVTIVAPEIAEMSRQLLENSDYESRLHWINDRFDSSYLNQQTLVIAATNDEKVNLEVYQAAKARNILTNVADQPEMCDFILPSVLDRSPIVVAISSGGQSPILARQLRARLETLIPPAYSKLGLLVGEYRERVKAKFGHIKQRRRFWESVLQGPVSDHVLAGRDELAIKTLETLIEDTADNALQQGEVYLVGAGPGDPDLLTFKALRLMQQADVVFYDRLVSKEVLALVRKEAEMIYVGKQRAWHSKRQDEINLLLLEHAQAGKRVLRLKGGDPFIFGRGGEEIATLAEQKIPFQVVPGITAASGVACYSGIPLTHRDYSQSCVFVTGQLKEGELDLNWQALVQPRQTVVVYMGLAGLDILSQKLQQHGMRADMPAALVQQGTTENQKVWTSTIAELPELAKKQQPVAPTLLIIGEVVQLHNQLSWFS
- the ispD gene encoding 2-C-methyl-D-erythritol 4-phosphate cytidylyltransferase, producing MNNKVWAVVPAAGIGSRMQADRPKQYLILNNQPVIVHSLQRLISHPLIEGVVVALSANDPYWPSLNLPSHWPIHTTLGGEHRADSVSNALEFLKNLTQRDPWVLVHDAARPCIRHSDIDSMLQQLSDDPVGGILGVPLSETIKRVNADNTIEATVDRTGLWRASTPQMFRLRGLAEALTQAKQCNINVTDEASAMEFMGLVPKMVAGHADNIKITLPQDLALAALFLQQQNNGEAA
- the ispF gene encoding 2-C-methyl-D-erythritol 2,4-cyclodiphosphate synthase; translation: MRIGHGYDVHRFAENGSLIIGGVNIPHTHGLEAHSDGDVLIHAICDALLGAAGWWDIGHHFPDDDMAFAGIDSRVLLRRVYDDLAAAGWHVSNVDSTVVAQVPKLAPYIPQMRELLATDLHIESSAINIKATTTEKLGFVGRQEGIAAHAVALIQKVESV
- the ampD gene encoding 1,6-anhydro-N-acetylmuramyl-L-alanine amidase AmpD, with product MIIDRQSGWLDAAEMLPSPNCDDRPDENDISGIVIHNISLPPGQFGGDWIADLFLNQLDQNAHPYFAEIAHLKVSSHLLIRRDGLIQQFVPFHKRAWHAGVSCWEGRERCNDFTIGVELEGGDETAFTEAQYQRLATVSRALFAAYPLLSKERITGHQHIAPGRKTDPGPHFDWVYFKQLLQA
- the ftsB gene encoding cell division protein FtsB, with protein sequence MKTVLIVLTLIFVMLQYRLWLSHDGLPALLRLHHTVEKQRIDNAKLEERNQVLAAEVADLKSGLDALEERARSELGMVKPEETFFHIIELPEDEQ
- the eno gene encoding phosphopyruvate hydratase; this encodes MSKIIDVRGREIIDSRGNPTVEADVILASGAIGRAAVPSGASTGEREAIELRDGDKSRYLGKGVTKAVEAINTELRAAVVGMDCLDQSSLDEKLIACDGTDNKQRLGANAILAVSMAAAVAGADEQGLPLYRYLGGDKAVTLPVPMMNIINGGSHADNSVDFQEFMIVPVGAKSFKEAVRAGAEVFHQLKAVLLAQGLNTAVGDEGGFAPDLASNEAAMELIMQAIKQAGYEPGRDVMIALDVASSEFYKDGMYRLESEKRSLTAAELTELLETWCNKYPIISIEDGMDENDWDGWKLLTDRVGDRIQLVGDDLFVTNSAILQKGIDAKVANAILIKLNQIGTLSETLHAMNMAAEAGYKSIASHRSGETEDTFIADLAVGTQCGQIKTGSMSRSDRVAKYNQLLRIEAELGATAIYPGLRAFACQ
- the truD gene encoding tRNA pseudouridine(13) synthase TruD gives rise to the protein MKHFDYLSLPRHSDTASGCSAKLREKAVYFEVEEHLPFSPEGEGSHVWLYVQKTDTNTDWLAQEIARFAGVSPVAVGYAGLKDRHAVTSQWFSVNLQGLPEPDWLAFENEQIKILKAVRHSKKLKRGALAGNRFRLRLTDIVGDPSIWEQNLQLIAEQGVPNYFAEQRFGHHGNNLKKAEQWFTEGTEPKKRNQRSIIISAARSWLFNLVLAERIRQHNWNQMLAGDVMLLAGTRASYFVAETKDQVLEKRINEMDIHPTGPLWGKGEAISKNDTLALEQSVLTDWLDWQQQLEKIGLSQERRALRLFPQNLKWQFINQTSLLLEFELGPGSYATAVLRELAEIQDMSQKISTVSPSE